In Oryza sativa Japonica Group chromosome 1, ASM3414082v1, the genomic stretch ataattttcttaaaaaggaaaaaagagcaCATACTAATTAATGAAAATCATAAAACAAGGAGCTCCAGGCTCCAGTAAGCGGGAGACTAGTCTAGAAAAGAGTGGGTCCTGCTGGACAGAGACAAGGGAAATAAGCTGatctggaaagaaaagagaacatCAGAGAGTGGAGATCACTCGAGATGCTTCAAGACCAAGTTCTGAAGAACCTATAAATACGCCCACCTTGCATCGCATCTCCGCATTCAAGGCAGAGCTAGTAGTGGTCACATCGCCAATTCACAGTCGAATCAAGCAAACCATCCAAATCACACCCAACTCTTCTTCTTCCCATCCTCCAGAGATCCAAGCAGCTTAGCCATGTCGCTGGTGAGGCGCAGCAACGTGTTCGACCCCTTCTCCCTCGACCTCTGGGACCCCTTCGACAGCGTGTTCCGCTCCGTCGTCCCGGCCACCTCCGACAACgacaccgccgccttcgccaaCGCCCGCATCGACTGGAAGGAGACGCCGGAGTCGCACGTCTTCAAGGCCGACCTCCCCGGCGTCAAGAAGGAGGAGGtgaaggtggaggtggaggaaggCAACGTGCTGGTGATCAGCGGCCAGCGCAGCAAGGAGAAGGAGGACAAGAACGACAAGTGGCACCGCGTGGAGCGCAGCAGCGGGCAGTTCATGCGGCGGTTCCGGCTGCCGGAGAACGCCAAGGTGGACCAGGTGAAGGCCGGCATGGAGAACGGCGTGCTCACCGTCACCGTGCCCAAGGCCGAGGTCAAGAAGCCCGAGGTGAAGGCCATTGAGATCTCTGGCTAAAATGGTGAAAACGGGAGTTTGTCAAGGTCAAGGCGTGTCATGCATGTTCACTCTGAACTGTTTGCGGTGTTTCACTCGGGTTTGATGGTTTTTACTAGTCCTATGAACTGTGTATTCTTTTGTACTCTGTTGTGAGCGCGTTTGCACGAagcaataaataaaaataaaatcagcTTGTTTGTATATTGATCATGCATGTGTGCTCATGTCGATCGCCGCAGCCACGCAATGCGTGTGCACAGCTGCACAGGTCGAATAATTAGAGTGTACACGTTGCCGGCGATAACTAGCTAAACTCCAGTGGTGCGGTTATCTTCTCTGCTTGCGGTTTTATTGATCGTTGTTCTAGTGCCCTTGAAGCGGAACTGCTTGCTTGTAAGGAGGGTATTAATATGGCGCTCCAATGGACCTTACTCCCCATTATTGTTGTGGCGGATTGCTTGGTGGCTGTCTCTATGATCAGGATGCAAAGGAGGAGGCGCCAGGGGCGGAGCCAGGATTTTAGATCGATGGAGGATGCAAAGGAGGCGTCAACCAGGGGCAGAGCCAGGATATTAGATCGATGGTGTCACTATCAATGATAACAACTTaagtaaaataaaattagtGCTAATTGATAAAGTAAAATagaattttcttttcaaaaataattcgaCTTGTATTCATGCCAACTATCTAATTGGTGaaattaaattataaaagacTAAATTAAAATTGCTAGATATACATGTGCAAGTGAATAATAATATTCTTTCTAGGTTAATAATATTTGCCGTTTTGGATAAGAACATTGTCTCATAAAACAACTCTGACCACTAACTGTGAGTTTTAGGCTATCAAACAACTTTGACCACGAGTCAAATATTGTGAGTTTTGGGCTATCAATAGTTAATTAAGCTGCTAGCTACTGTCTGGCTGTCCATGCTCACATAGGATGGTGTCACAAAGCAAGTTAATTTGGTGTCACTCATTGCAAAGTAAAAGGAATAATGAAGACAAGACACAAGCCATTGGTGTCATGTGACACCAATGGTTGTACACTGGCTCCGCCCCTGGCGTCAGCGTTGGCTCATCTTGTCAGAGACATCGATACTCTGTtgagaggaagaagggagatCATACTGAAGAAAATTCATCGTTCTCAGAATTCTGTCAGTCATGTTTTAGCAAATAAAGCCCGTACTGAATATCTCACTAAGTTCTAGGCTGATGATAGTTGTAATCTTATTTTGCAACTTGTTTGTTCTGATTCTGAGTAATATATCTCcctttccccgcaaaaaaaaaaaactagctaaACGCTGATGGGTTCGAAAAATAATTCTCCAACTCCCACCGGGTAAAGAAAACCGTTAGATGGAAGCCTGTGGCTAGGCTTCAAGGTTCTTCACGTAGCGTACGGCGGTACGGGCCAGGGTCCATGGCCGCGGCCCGTAGAGCCACGTCAATTTAAATCTTAGCCGCACAATCGTCTCCATCCAGCGGTTGTATTTGTCTGATTGGGGTTCGGAGAATTCTTTGCCGAACCCCTACGAGCCACTGTTTCCCAATTACGGGATAACACTACCGATCGGTGTGACTACATGTACTACTCCCTCTCTACTCTATCCACAATACATGTATGAAtctctaatatatttttttctcctaaactaattatctctaaaatattttttctcctatAATTATCTGATCTACGATTCAATTACATTATTTTAATTGTTGATTTTTTCTGTCCGATTTTCTTGAGGACTCTCGATTTGGAGTTCCCTTCAAGTTTACCGGCTGCCTGGCAAATGTTCCACCTTTCCCCGCAATCTTggaccatttttttttgttttgtagcTCATATATTTGAGGCTGGAGTTGGTAGGGAGAGCTCAGAGCTCCCACGAAAGCCCATGAAAATGGGCATTTGTCTTGCATGTTAGCCTGTTAAGGCGACTCGGGTTCGGAAAAGAATTCCCCGAACCCCACTTGGTCCAAAGCAACCGTTGGATGGAGGCGCGTTTGCGGCTACGATTCAAGCTGACGCCGTAGGGTCTATGGACCGTGGGCGAGGCCCAGTTACGTGAGCCCAGTTTCCGTTTAGGCCAAATAATGTCAGCCCAACGAAACGAGGGCTGGCCATTCCaatggtatcgtttgtgtcacTGAAACGAACCTGGATTTGGTCTAAACGAAATCATCAGGTGAAACTGGCATTTTGTGCTAGCTGCTGCCTAATAGCTCAGTCAAGGTCCAGCCGAAAGCAGTTGGAGCATGCAGGCAAATCCAAACAGACATGACCCAGATTTCCTGCCATCCTTGGCAGTTCTCGTGCTAAAAGCAAAGCTAGCCAGCATAGCTTTTGGTTGTATAGCACATTGCCAAGGTGCCAAGGTGCTACGTCACatcattttgaaaattttaaattcaatCTAAGAATATCTCGAGAGTATCAAAAGCTCCCAATGATCAATTGGATTTGTCAAAGACCGAGCAGCAGATCGCTTCACTGTACTTCGTTTCCTTTTTCTACGAATCTGTGCCgcgaaaaattttaaaatttagcttCCTTTTACTTTAAAACTATccgtagattttttttaaaaaaaatattttttagatttaTTTCTAGAGATGCTTTCATAATTTCAACGATAAGTGAAAAACAGAGTAGCAGGGTTGCAATTTTGCTTCACAGCAAAGACACTGGACATGTTCAAGTATGCTGTTATGCACCGACATCGTTGATGATTACAGAACAGTGATAGAAGCATCAATAGCTAGTATAGTCACATACTGCAGCAAGCAACGAACAAAGAAAGAAACCGAGCAACACGCAAAGCTACACTAGAGTATATGCATACTGCAATCGATTGATTCAATTCCAACGGATTTTACCGGAATGTCATTTCTGGTTTGTCCATGCTCACTCCGGGATGGCGACGAGCACCGGCCGCCACGGTCTCCTCATCatcagccgccgccggagcccgccGAACATGAACCGCCGCCGGCACTGCACGGCCGCACCATcacggccgccgcccgacgacGTCGTCACCATGCCGTGCGCCGGCCGAGCCATCACTGGGTGATGCAGCCCCGGTGGTGGTAGCACGACCACCGGCGCCTGACCATCTTTCTTGGCGCACAGCGACGCGTTCCGGCAGGTCACGGCGGCGTCGTCgatggcgccgtcgtcgtcggcgtcgtccgaCACCAGGAGCTCCTCCAAAGAGCTTCTGCTGGTCAAGAGGAGGCTGCTCttctcgccgtcgtcctcctccccggcAGCCGCATAATCCGGCCTGTAACTCTTGCGGCGGCAGCAGAGAAGGCGGCGCACGAGCACCCAGAAGCTCTTCACCCTTGGCCTGTAGAGCGTCGTCCTGGCCATCTATCCTCCAGCCTCCAGGTCGCTCCTGCTGCCGATCTCAGCTAGGACAGTACAGTTATATACTACTCCTAGCAGCtagctagtagtactagtattcTCTCTCACTTAATTTTTCAGCTGGTTGGTAGCCCTGAGATACTGTTGCTCACTTGGAGATGATCTGGGATTCTGGAGCTAATCCTCGAATTGTGCTTTACCGTCTTTAAAATTTGCCATATGGAATTCTTTTATTATTCCTATGTCATCTGTCCGTGCTAGACCTCAACTTCAGGAATAATGTTATCACGCCACCCCTGAATGTATAGCTTCACACTTTCTTAGACACCTTTCTTATGCCAAGGTGAAATCTGTAAAATCAGTCATGAAATATACTGTATTCTACGTGACGATTTCATAGTTTAGGAGTGGCTTGTGAGAGCCGCAATACGCAGCAGGCTGCCATATGGAGGCTACGAGAGGAAGACGCGGGAGTTGTCTGCTGATCCAGCgtccaaaaagaaagaaagaaaaatgcgCGGGAGAGTACGTCGCATCAGCATCACCGTCAGGCGCTAACTGCCCGGGCGCTAAAAGACGCGCGAAATTTGGTGCGATACTGTTCGAATCATCGGGGGAGTCTCCCCCTCTGCTTATTACACCAGTGTATGCATGTCATCTTCGGATCCCAGTGAGATTTGGACGAAACAAAAGCATCGATTTATGCGTTGGGGGGTGATGGGGTGATTTGACGCGTTCATTCGAGCAAGTCGCTCTGTGACTTTGTTCCCATGTGACATGGGAATGGTGTGTCGTCTTAATGAAAGAACTTGTCTGATAATGTTGAAGTGGGGACCATGGAAGATGTGCTTAGTACTATTATCATTATCTACATGGATAAAATCACTGATATTTAGAGATAGAGATAATTGTACAATATCATAGTCCACTATACGTGAACAAAATCGAAAAAGGCAAGCTCGCAAGTTAGCGAAATAGTGAAAACTTTATCCTGTAATTAAGGCCCACCAATACCTCTTCTCCCATTCCCGTTCAACGTCGACGAAGTGGCTAGCCGTCACCCATCCTTGTCCATGGCCACCCTCCATCCCTCcctcttcatcttcttttttactCATGCAGCGCTACCTCTAGCTCCGTCGAAGCTCCGGTATCAATAGTCGACTGATATTCCCCTTGCAGGAACTCCGTCTATTTGTTATTGTTGCTCCAGCCACCACGCGCCGCATTGGGCTCATGCTGACCTCTCTAGAGCAGGAGCAGTGGCACGGCACACACGATGTCATTGTGCCTATGGTGGTGATAGTTGATGtcgaaggagaagagaggattTGAGTATATAGctaaaagtttttaattttgaattggGAGGATTTATATTTGAATTGGAAGTTTTCGTAATCTCAAGGTGAAAGTTCCAGATAttcaattgaaaattttgtgatTTAGAGAAGAAAGTTTTAGATTTGTATTGAAGGTCTTTGACATCTGGCTAACTTCGTCTATGATTTGCCGGCCTAGTGAAAAGGCCATAATGTTAACAGCACCTGGCCCACTTAATCGAAGGCGTTGTAATGGGCCTAGAAGTAAGTCCATCCAGCCCACGGATTACAGCAAGCGCTTcaaagcgccgccgcgtcgtctccACGCCTCGGGCCTAGGGCACGCGCCGACTCGCCGCCGGGGAGACCGGGCGGCCGGCGAATCCCCCACCCCAAAACGGAGGCGAAATTTAGCACGGGCTGTGCGCGGTCGAGCGTCCCCGGACTCATCGGCGTGGAGAGACGAGgacgccgcgcgcggcgcggcaggttAGATTTGGATCCGCGCCTGCCGGGGGATCAGACGAGAATCGGTTGCATCTGCCACTGCATTCTTGCAGCCAGGTACGCTTTGCCCGCAATTCCAAATGTTTGTGTTGCAAATTCGTACATGCAGTTCATAGGAAAAAGGGGAGGAATGCTTGCAAAATTGCAACCTCTAGTTAGGGTAACAATGGGATGTGTTCTCCCTGATACCACTCGCTAACCTGAAATCATGAACACACTGAACACTAGATTACACGAGATTGTTTGAACCCTGTATTTCTCCTACCGCATTCACCAATTGTCTGAATTTCTGCCAAGCTCATAGTCAAACACTTGTAGTATTAATTAGTCCATCAACCAAGAGGGGACAACTTAGTTATCCTTATTTCATCAGAATCAATACAAAGTTTCTCATCATCCGCTAGAGTTTGATGCTACCGAGTGGTTAGTAGATTGGCTATGAAATCTATGGATTACTGAGTCAGGCGAATACTGTAGGCTGTCCTTCAGCAGATGCGAATCTTCCTTTGGAGACGCATTCTTGTTCATCTTTTCCGCTGGACATTCCCCGTTCTTGATACAATTCAGGACCTCCACTACCTCCTTAATTGGTGGCCTGCTCTCTCTGTCCATCTGCAAGCACTGAAAGGCCAGCTCGGCCACCAGATCTACCATCCTCTTTGTTTCACTGTCAGTCTCATAGCCGATCTCTGGATCAACCAACTGATCAACTTCATGGTTCTGAATTCTGTTGAGAGCCATGTTAGCCAAGTTAATGTCACTGTGGCTCCTGGACATGTCCACAGCTGGTTTTGAGGAAATTAGCTCTATCAACACAACACCAAAGCTATACACATCACTCTTATCGGTTAGCTTGTAGCACTGGTGGTACACTGGGTCAACATACCCTGGTGTGCCCTGTGGAACAGTTGATACATGGGTGACTTCAAGCGGGAACAGGCGCGATAGTCCAAAGTCCGCAACTTTGACATGGAAGTTGTTGTCCAGCAATATGTTGTTGGTCTTGACATCACGGTGTATGATTTCAACTGCATGAAGGTATGCCAGTGCCTCAGCCGTTTCTATCGCAATTGTCATTCTTACAGGCCATGTGAGGCCTCGTTCTCCTGCACGGGGTCCATGTAGATGGTCTGCAACTGTCCCATTTGGGATGTACTCATAGACCAAGAGAAGGTCACGGCTAGAACGAGACGTGCAGCCATATAGGATAACAAGGTTCTGGTGCAGTAGGCGGGACAAAATGTCTACCTCATTTAGGAATTGCTCTACTCGTCTGTAGTTGTTCTTGTAAAGGCGCTTCACTGCAACTACTCTCCCATCCCGGAGCTTTCCTGAATGGCAGAAAGGAAGAATTGTAACTGCTAAGTTAATAGGGGAAGTTATCTATTATGGAACAAAGTTCAACGGAGCCCCTGTCGCATGCAATTAGGCATGCTAATGAGGAAGTGATTAGATGAGAAATCTATTAACAACAAGGGAGTTGTGCAAACATATTCTCCTACCTTTGTAAACAGTTCCAAAACCACCATCACCAAGTTCCCTCGAGGCACTAAATCCAGCAGTAGCCTCTTCAAGTTCCTCGTAAGTGAATATATGGGGAGAACCACCCAACTCAAGGTCTTTGCTGTATGATTGCATTGAAGATGAACTATGCATGAGATCTTTCaaatctcgggtttgtttcctCTTCTTGCGTTTGTGCCAAGCAAAAATGAATATagatacaatcaataatattcCGCCGCTTGATCCACATGCTGCAATAACAGAGACAGAGCACTATCAATATGTGAGAACCAAGGATCTGAAGCATATCTTCATAATTACATTTTGAATGGTTGGGGAAGTCCAAGAAACAAGAATGAATTATACTCACCTATTCCTATTATGTGACTCTTGCTTCTTGAACCTGCAGAAGAACAGACTTTTAATACCTTGCACAAATATGCCATGAACAAATAGAATGATCATTCATAATCACATTGTTAGGGTATCATTGCTCCCCTAACCCCCTGTTGAAACGAAGGACAGTGCTTATACAACTTTTCAGCCTAATTCAACAGAAATACAGATGCAATTTATGCTTTCCACATGTTTGGAACACACTAATTAAGGATTAGAAAATGAAAGGGTATTTGCTGTCAATCAGATGAGGGATTTCTTCGTCAGTCAGCAATCAGCAGAAGAAAAATTGGAACATGGTATTGGTATGATATCTTTATCAGATAGTGTAGTTGAATACTTCAAACTACACGTAACACGTTTGACTAGGATTCCATAAGCTGCCAAATGCCAATGTTCCCATCAGTGAAATAATTGTTTGATGAGAAACTAACAACCAAAACAGCAGGAACTTGAAGCAAACACTCATaattcaaaacaaaaatatcaaTATCCACTTTGCATTTTATATTCTTATGAACATTGCTGTGACAATGCTGTGTTTAATTTCTTTCCTCGATAGCAAAACTAGATGTCACGCGCATTATTATAATAAGAGTTTATCTAGTGGACATTAGGCCACAGTAGCATGGAAATCTTCCTGTATAACGAAATGATGTGTCAttcttttctatatatataaagaaaacTATCAACTAGATGAACACACTTTGGATGCATTGAATCGGTTAGGATGGCCTAGGCTGCATGTTCACAGAACTatgttaaaatttttattctaaTTGATAATTGACTGGACAAATTTACCGTGCTCTTCCGATTTTCTGAACTCTCTACACTTGTCAGGGTGCATCCCGTCGGGGCAATTGCAGGCGAACTCCAGGTCGTCGCTGTACGTGCAATTCCCGCCGCTTACTTGACATTTGGGACAATCCCCTGAAACCACCGCCCACTCTAGTAGAAACCCACTCCTCATGCTGGCAATATAGCCGGCCATACTCCCATTGTGACGCTGAACGATCGGCACAACCGTGAAGTTACAGCCCGGTGGAATCCCATCCTCGTGTAAATGGTGGTCGCTGACGAGCCGGACGGAGGAGTTTTGGTCATCACAAGGCAGGCTATGGAAGCCGGgaggagcagccgccgccggaagTGACTTGTTACACGAGAGGAAGCGCAGCTCTGCGTTGGCTTCGCTGATGACGAACGGCGCCTGCCAGATGCCATCGGAGATGTTGAACGGCGGCGCCGGGCAGCCGGTGGCGAGCGGGAGATTCTCGTCCACCACATGGACGGTGTGGTTTCCGGTGAAGATATCAACAACGCGATACGCCTCGTAGATGGTGTGCGTGAGGTATGCGCCGGTGGCGTTGCACTTGAGCTGGAAGGGCGGCGACCCgcacggcggccggccgggctCCTCCAGCCAGAACGGGTAGGAGATGGTCAGCTTGCCGCATGGCGTGGGCAAGCAGCCAGGACTAGACGAGCTCGCCGGTGCCGGCAACTCGAGGAAGGAAGCTACCAGCAGTAGCAGTATGAGCGGAGGCATATCTGGTGGACTTGGGTACGCAAATCAACTACGGAATGCAGTGGTGAAATGGATTATATGAGAGAGAAGAAGGGGACGAGAGATCGAGGGATGGGATATGAGGCGTGGGGCAAAAGGACGGTGGCGAAGCGGTTTTGACCGGTCAAAGTCTACGGATTGAACATACTGCTACATTGCTACTACTCTCTCTGCTGCTACAGCTTCTTGACGAAGTACTCCGTACTATTTTCTCCGTTTCATCACTATAGTATTTTTCAcgtttatattgatgttaataaatctagataggtatatatgtctagattaattaacatcaatattaacGTAAGAAACGCTAAAATGATTTACAtcgtgaaacgaagggagtatagtTTTTGCATATATTTCTCTGATTTCGATATCCAAAGGTCGGAGATGGATTAGCGATGACGACTGCCTTATCAACCAATAAACAAGTCACTGATTGATTAACGGATTCGATAAAGTTGACACCATAAATTTTACGCATTTCCTCCTCCCGAAAGTGATGATTAAATGGATAATTTCGCGAACGAACTTACCAGATGACGGCGTCTCTTGCCATGTCAAGAGGAAGCCGTCGCGGATGAGCTGCTCATAGCTCCTCGCGTCCGTGCCCAGCACCGGCACGACGGTAGCATTGCAGCCTTCCATGTAAAACGCCGGGTAGTCGCCCGAATCACTGTAATTCCCTCCTACGCGAGCAAACGTCTTGTTGCCGCACCTCGTCTCCACGAGGTCGTCGTCTCCGTCCCGCGGCACAAGCGCCTTATTGCAACTGTACAGGAAGAGGTTGAGATTGGTGGTGCTGATGGAGAACGGGAGGCCGACCTTGGAGGAGGTGTTGGTCCTCGGAACATGGCAGGAGTATTCTTTGCTGACGCCGGAGAAGACAATGAAGTCACCGAGCTTGTGGATGTCAGAGACGAGCAATGAATTGTTGCCGTAGAAGATGTCGAGGATCTGGATCCGATATCTGGGCTTGTAGTAGCCGAGGTATGGAGTGTCGTTGTGGCAGATAACCTGGAATCCAAGCCAGCCGCATTTGCTCTCCGTTGCCTGCTCCggcacgacggcgaacggcgacgagaTGGTCACCTTGCCACATACAGTACTGGCCGCGCAGCCTTCTTGTGGACGATTGTCTGCCGCCGTATTCGCTGCTTGACTCGCCCAGGCGAGGCAGGCGAACAAGAGGAACAAGGAAGGAGAGGGCATCGAAAACGA encodes the following:
- the LOC4325700 gene encoding LEAF RUST 10 DISEASE-RESISTANCEUS RECEPTOR-LIKE PROTEIN KINASE-like 1.2 isoform X6, with protein sequence MPSPSLFLLFACLAWASQAANTAADNRPQEGCAASTVCGKVTISSPFAVVPEQATESKCGWLGFQVICHNDTPYLGYYKPRYRIQILDIFYGNNSLLVSDIHKLGDFIVFSGVSKEYSCHVPRTNTSSKVGLPFSISTTNLNLFLYSCNKALVPRDGDDDLVETRCGNKTFARVGGNYSDSGDYPAFYMEGCNATVVPVLGTDARSYEQLIRDGFLLTWQETPSSGSRSKSHIIGIACGSSGGILLIVSIFIFAWHKRKKRKQTRDLKDLMHSSSSMQSYSKDLELGGSPHIFTYEELEEATAGFSASRELGDGGFGTVYKGKLRDGRVVAVKRLYKNNYRRVEQFLNEVDILSRLLHQNLVILYGCTSRSSRDLLLVYEYIPNGTVADHLHGPRAGERGLTWPVRMTIAIETAEALAYLHAVEIIHRDVKTNNILLDNNFHVKVADFGLSRLFPLEVTHVSTVPQGTPGYVDPVYHQCYKLTDKSDVYSFGVVLIELISSKPAVDMSRSHSDINLANMALNRIQNHEVDQLVDPEIGYETDSETKRMVDLVAELAFQCLQMDRESRPPIKEVVEVLNCIKNGECPAEKMNKNASPKEDSHLLKDSLQYSPDSVIHRFHSQSTNHSVASNSSG
- the LOC4325700 gene encoding LEAF RUST 10 DISEASE-RESISTANCEUS RECEPTOR-LIKE PROTEIN KINASE-like 1.2 isoform X2, with the translated sequence MHPTLLCLPLLASLLLLCHRARAECEPATCGNLTVRYPFWLGGPNFNQSNQSSPSSALASCGHPAFEVWCNGGVASLRGSQILVLSIDYNSSSFVAAHKRVADGGDGVCRTDFNISSSLALSPFTISSSNRAICFLYSCNGTEPPEIDGLVNATISSCSKPIYAYLGGIYDRDNPPAIKAGNCTYSYLPVLWPDSPANLTAGTNYSPQFKKGFVLEWQKNGFGDCDACNGSGGQCRYINDSAAAFACLCSDGKLRRSTCPGSRSKSHIIGIACGSSGGILLIVSIFIFAWHKRKKRKQTRDLKDLMHSSSSMQSYSKDLELGGSPHIFTYEELEEATAGFSASRELGDGGFGTVYKGKLRDGRVVAVKRLYKNNYRRVEQFLNEVDILSRLLHQNLVILYGCTSRSSRDLLLVYEYIPNGTVADHLHGPRAGERGLTWPVRMTIAIETAEALAYLHAVEIIHRDVKTNNILLDNNFHVKVADFGLSRLFPLEVTHVSTVPQGTPGYVDPVYHQCYKLTDKSDVYSFGVVLIELISSKPAVDMSRSHSDINLANMALNRIQNHEVDQLVDPEIGYETDSETKRMVDLVAELAFQCLQMDRESRPPIKEVVEVLNCIKNGECPAEKMNKNASPKEDSHLLKDSLQYSPDSVIHRFHSQSTNHSVASNSSG
- the LOC4325700 gene encoding LEAF RUST 10 DISEASE-RESISTANCEUS RECEPTOR-LIKE PROTEIN KINASE-like 1.2 isoform X4, which produces MPPLILLLLVASFLELPAPASSSSPGCLPTPCGKLTISYPFWLEEPGRPPCGSPPFQLKCNATGAYLTHTIYEAYRVVDIFTGNHTVHVVDENLPLATGCPAPPFNISDGIWQAPFVISEANAELRFLSCNKSLPAAAAPPGFHSLPCDDQNSSVRLVSDHHLHEDGIPPGCNFTVVPIVQRHNGSMAGYIASMRSGFLLEWAVVSGDCPKCQVSGGNCTYSDDLEFACNCPDGMHPDKCREFRKSEEHGSRSKSHIIGIACGSSGGILLIVSIFIFAWHKRKKRKQTRDLKDLMHSSSSMQSYSKDLELGGSPHIFTYEELEEATAGFSASRELGDGGFGTVYKGKLRDGRVVAVKRLYKNNYRRVEQFLNEVDILSRLLHQNLVILYGCTSRSSRDLLLVYEYIPNGTVADHLHGPRAGERGLTWPVRMTIAIETAEALAYLHAVEIIHRDVKTNNILLDNNFHVKVADFGLSRLFPLEVTHVSTVPQGTPGYVDPVYHQCYKLTDKSDVYSFGVVLIELISSKPAVDMSRSHSDINLANMALNRIQNHEVDQLVDPEIGYETDSETKRMVDLVAELAFQCLQMDRESRPPIKEVVEVLNCIKNGECPAEKMNKNASPKEDSHLLKDSLQYSPDSVIHRFHSQSTNHSVASNSSG
- the LOC4325700 gene encoding LEAF RUST 10 DISEASE-RESISTANCEUS RECEPTOR-LIKE PROTEIN KINASE-like 1.2 isoform X3; this encodes MFQNTSLVLVLLAVFATATHAQLVGESCAPAACGNLTIKYPFWLRGRQPAYCGHPTFAVTCDDDDDPTGATASPPPSLNGSYLRVLAIHYGNSSVVAFHANLVESSACRATRFNMSSSLALSLLAVSRANAGLLFSANCSRTPPTGSLPVNCTGFSGGGEWFLSLNRMYDPGGPARAVDTVGCQYSVVPVLPWSELRSARDYAGLVRRGFLLEWTSVPVDCAACNASGGECRYDAGAMGFGCSCPGGRLQPATCGSRSKSHIIGIACGSSGGILLIVSIFIFAWHKRKKRKQTRDLKDLMHSSSSMQSYSKDLELGGSPHIFTYEELEEATAGFSASRELGDGGFGTVYKGKLRDGRVVAVKRLYKNNYRRVEQFLNEVDILSRLLHQNLVILYGCTSRSSRDLLLVYEYIPNGTVADHLHGPRAGERGLTWPVRMTIAIETAEALAYLHAVEIIHRDVKTNNILLDNNFHVKVADFGLSRLFPLEVTHVSTVPQGTPGYVDPVYHQCYKLTDKSDVYSFGVVLIELISSKPAVDMSRSHSDINLANMALNRIQNHEVDQLVDPEIGYETDSETKRMVDLVAELAFQCLQMDRESRPPIKEVVEVLNCIKNGECPAEKMNKNASPKEDSHLLKDSLQYSPDSVIHRFHSQSTNHSVASNSSG
- the LOC4325698 gene encoding 16.9 kDa class I heat shock protein 2, with protein sequence MSLVRRSNVFDPFSLDLWDPFDSVFRSVVPATSDNDTAAFANARIDWKETPESHVFKADLPGVKKEEVKVEVEEGNVLVISGQRSKEKEDKNDKWHRVERSSGQFMRRFRLPENAKVDQVKAGMENGVLTVTVPKAEVKKPEVKAIEISG
- the LOC4325700 gene encoding LEAF RUST 10 DISEASE-RESISTANCEUS RECEPTOR-LIKE PROTEIN KINASE-like 1.2 isoform X5 — its product is MSPSFFFVVVSAWSLALMLAAAARGAEEEGGGGCLGSQKCGDLNISSPFWIIQGQADKPCGPLDYQVYCNNSTGVATLRSSTDSGFDIINISYGDRTMLVFDVHKLARLNNSTGCSIPVFNTFAKLPITFTISPSNHNLVFYNCTEAPPAEQQQQLGLVETRCGNNTFARLGGRFHGEGDYDKYYLEGCSRNSTVFLPVLEPPDGKANASRYVELVGGGFLITWDLPPPVTSSGSRSKSHIIGIACGSSGGILLIVSIFIFAWHKRKKRKQTRDLKDLMHSSSSMQSYSKDLELGGSPHIFTYEELEEATAGFSASRELGDGGFGTVYKGKLRDGRVVAVKRLYKNNYRRVEQFLNEVDILSRLLHQNLVILYGCTSRSSRDLLLVYEYIPNGTVADHLHGPRAGERGLTWPVRMTIAIETAEALAYLHAVEIIHRDVKTNNILLDNNFHVKVADFGLSRLFPLEVTHVSTVPQGTPGYVDPVYHQCYKLTDKSDVYSFGVVLIELISSKPAVDMSRSHSDINLANMALNRIQNHEVDQLVDPEIGYETDSETKRMVDLVAELAFQCLQMDRESRPPIKEVVEVLNCIKNGECPAEKMNKNASPKEDSHLLKDSLQYSPDSVIHRFHSQSTNHSVASNSSG
- the LOC4325700 gene encoding LEAF RUST 10 DISEASE-RESISTANCEUS RECEPTOR-LIKE PROTEIN KINASE-like 1.2 isoform X1, coding for MFRAACLTNPLSSSPMHASSFPRLLRLAQICCVIDRFHCSMHPFRAPATAMICLAMLLLITLPIASSTVDAINTTNTTSPFCEPARCGNLTIGYPFWLAGKHPPECGYRTFQVTCDHRNASLKNGIWTYQIQRIFYHNSSFMVTNEQLTDGQCVIESFVNASSDLGLTQFKISPINRELVFLYNCSQSRRQLPISWAPVSCAKNESSNSYAWLAGKYKPDDDFRQLPGNCTVSMIPVLGYDGAVAKNYERLIKGGFLLDYTAAAGPDDCEDCSRSGGWCRVNVTYDGLECQCPEGLTSSGFTCGSRSKSHIIGIACGSSGGILLIVSIFIFAWHKRKKRKQTRDLKDLMHSSSSMQSYSKDLELGGSPHIFTYEELEEATAGFSASRELGDGGFGTVYKGKLRDGRVVAVKRLYKNNYRRVEQFLNEVDILSRLLHQNLVILYGCTSRSSRDLLLVYEYIPNGTVADHLHGPRAGERGLTWPVRMTIAIETAEALAYLHAVEIIHRDVKTNNILLDNNFHVKVADFGLSRLFPLEVTHVSTVPQGTPGYVDPVYHQCYKLTDKSDVYSFGVVLIELISSKPAVDMSRSHSDINLANMALNRIQNHEVDQLVDPEIGYETDSETKRMVDLVAELAFQCLQMDRESRPPIKEVVEVLNCIKNGECPAEKMNKNASPKEDSHLLKDSLQYSPDSVIHRFHSQSTNHSVASNSSG
- the LOC4325699 gene encoding uncharacterized protein — translated: MARTTLYRPRVKSFWVLVRRLLCCRRKSYRPDYAAAGEEDDGEKSSLLLTSRSSLEELLVSDDADDDGAIDDAAVTCRNASLCAKKDGQAPVVVLPPPGLHHPVMARPAHGMVTTSSGGGRDGAAVQCRRRFMFGGLRRRLMMRRPWRPVLVAIPE